The following coding sequences are from one Lysinibacillus sp. FSL W8-0992 window:
- a CDS encoding MFS transporter produces the protein MVAVFIAAFSLVLMNSSINILLPSFMQLYGINATSAGWVILSYLLSMTVTMPLTPLIVDRLDRKRTYITGVAIYGLSSIIGGLFDQYIQVVLIVRCVHGIAGGIMIPLSLSLLFDIYNQEVHGRVAGVWGIQLTIASIIGPTVGGLVIQFGELQYLFWMNVPFAIISLFLCATQIDSYKAMRKKELDVLGIIYLVLSICMLSVSIQLLLKGVFPIWVLVIILIGGSLLLIRFIQLENKKAEPLLNYKLLRRNKIFAITVLIAAIQDVVMLGVIFVLPLLFQEVFNLPSSLIGAMFIPTAIFTSLFMWLGGLWMDRGQSKNFIVVGIVIVALSILSFSLLPSSVSLVVLTILMIGRGIGGGLSNMTVTTIGLHTLSQEELHEGSALASTIERFSSSFAVMLLTIYYEFRWYSLANTGVSLADAKWIALKEECIILGCIMLATVPFVLYITRKRVDIGGH, from the coding sequence TTGGTTGCAGTTTTTATAGCTGCTTTTTCACTAGTACTTATGAATAGTTCTATTAATATTTTATTACCAAGCTTTATGCAGTTGTATGGCATTAATGCTACTTCAGCAGGCTGGGTAATTTTATCATACCTTCTATCCATGACTGTAACGATGCCCCTTACACCATTAATCGTAGATCGCCTAGATAGAAAAAGAACTTATATAACAGGAGTTGCAATATATGGACTTTCTTCTATTATAGGTGGCTTATTCGATCAATACATTCAAGTAGTATTGATTGTTCGCTGTGTTCATGGCATCGCAGGGGGCATAATGATTCCACTTTCTCTCAGTCTATTATTTGATATATACAATCAAGAAGTGCATGGACGAGTGGCAGGTGTTTGGGGTATACAGCTGACAATTGCCTCTATTATAGGACCAACTGTTGGAGGGCTCGTTATCCAATTTGGTGAATTACAGTATCTTTTTTGGATGAATGTCCCTTTTGCTATAATATCACTGTTTCTTTGTGCAACCCAAATTGATTCATATAAAGCTATGAGAAAAAAGGAATTGGACGTGTTAGGTATCATTTATTTGGTACTAAGTATTTGTATGCTAAGTGTAAGCATACAGCTACTTCTTAAAGGGGTTTTCCCGATATGGGTATTGGTCATTATACTGATAGGTGGTTCTCTTTTGTTAATCCGTTTCATTCAATTGGAAAATAAAAAAGCCGAGCCATTATTAAATTATAAGCTTTTACGACGAAATAAAATCTTTGCTATCACGGTTTTGATTGCTGCAATACAGGATGTTGTAATGCTCGGTGTAATTTTTGTGTTGCCTCTTCTATTTCAGGAAGTATTCAATCTACCATCATCGTTAATAGGTGCCATGTTTATTCCTACTGCCATATTTACAAGTCTATTTATGTGGTTAGGTGGACTTTGGATGGATAGAGGGCAATCAAAGAATTTTATTGTAGTAGGTATTGTTATCGTAGCCTTATCTATTTTATCCTTCTCACTATTACCAAGCTCAGTTTCCCTAGTCGTATTAACTATTTTGATGATTGGAAGAGGGATTGGAGGAGGTCTTTCGAACATGACTGTTACAACAATCGGCCTTCATACACTTTCACAGGAGGAGTTGCATGAAGGTTCGGCTTTAGCTAGCACAATTGAACGTTTTTCATCTTCGTTTGCGGTCATGCTGTTAACAATTTATTATGAATTCAGATGGTATTCATTGGCTAATACAGGTGTTTCATTAGCAGATGCTAAATGGATAGCACTTAAAGAGGAGTGTATAATTTTAGGATGCATTATGTTAGCTACTGTACCTTTTGTATTATATATAACAAGAAAGAGAGTTGACATTGGTGGTCATTAA